Part of the Enterobacter pseudoroggenkampii genome, GGCTACTGGATGAGCTTCGCTGCGGTATGTGCCCTGCTGGCAACGCTCTACCTCTACCGCCGCCGCGCGGTATCGCTGCAAAACACCGTCAAGTCAGAGGGGGCAGTATGAAACGCACTTATCGCTATACCGCCAGCGCGCTGGCGCTGACGTTCCTGAGCGTCAATGCCTTTGCCCAAGACGTGAAGGTGATGATCTCAGGCGGTTTTAAAGCCGCCCTTGAAAAGCTGGCCCCGGAATATGAACACCGGACCGGGGATAAAATCGTGATCATCCCCGGCCCCTCAATGGGCAATACGCCGCAGGCGATCCCAAACCGACTGGCGCGCGGCGAGAAGGCCGACGTGGTGATTATGGTGGGCGATGCGCTGGAGAAGCTCGAAAAAGCCGGCCAGACCCAGCCGGGTTCGCGAACGGAACTCGCGGATTCTCCCGTTGGCATGGTGGTAAAAAAAGGAGCGAAAGTACCGGATATCAGCAGCGACGCGAAACTGCGTGAAACGCTGCTGCAGGCCAGCTCCATCGCCTACTCTGACAGCGCCAGCGGCAGGTACGTCAGCCAGGCATTATTCAAAAAGTTGGGAATAGAAAAAGAGGTGGCGGGTAAAGCGACAAAGGTCGAGCGTATTCCGGTCGCCTCAGAAGTGGCGAAAGGAAAATACGCCGTGGGCTTCCAGCAGGTCAGCGAGCTGCTGCCGGTTCAGGGCGTCACCTTTATCGGCAAAATCCCTGATAGTCTGCAATACATCACGCGCTTCGCGGGCGCGGTTACCCGCCATGCAGAACATCCCGAGGAGGGGAAAGCGCTGTTGACCTATCTTGCCTCACCGCCCTCAAGGGCCGTCATCACGGAGACGGGGATGATCCCCGTTACGTCCGGCGATACTGCTCGGTGATCTGCTTTTCCAGTTCAGCCGCAATGTAAGACTGGATGCGCCCCCGGCGCCGGATAAGCCCCACGGTGCGTTTCACTTCCGGCGCCATCAGCGGCAGATGCGTCAGCAGCGTGTGCTCTGAGGTCGGCATCGACATGGCGGGAACGGCAGCGATGCCGATCCCCGCCTCTACCATACCGAGCATCGTGGTGACGTGGCGTGTTTCGCAGACGCTGGGGCGCTCGGGAACGATATCCCCCAGCATCCGATCGAGCAGATTGCGGTTGCCTGACGTTTTATCGAGGGAGATATAATCCTGCTGGTAAAACGTCTTCCACGTCAGGTGACTCTTCTGCGCCAGAGGATGATCCTTTCTGCACGCCGCAACGTAGACATCCTCCACCAGCGGGAAAAATTCGATTTCAGACGGCAGGTTTCCTGCAAAGCAGATACCAAAATCCGCCTGGCCGCGGGCCACGGCGTCAATCACATTGCCCGCACTGCTGTCGATGAGCTTAATGCGAACGCGCGGATAGCGAGACTGAAAACGCCGGATCACGTCAGGCATAAAGTAACAGGCCGCGGAAGGGACCGTGGCAACCGTGATCAGCCCCGTCCGCTCTTCGCTGGCCTTATCGACATCCGCCAGCATTGACTCAACGCTGTCGAGCAGCTGCGCGGAGCGCTCGGCAAAGTTTTGTCCGTAGAGCGTCAGCGCCACGCGGCGGGTGGTGCGATCGAACAGCCTGTTTCCCAGCGCGGCTTCCAGCTTTTCAATCCTGCGGCTCAGCGCCGACTGGGATAAACAGATAGATTCAGCGGCGACACGGAAGTTACCGTATTCCACTAACGCTCTGAAAGCATAAAGATCGTTAAGGTCAAAATTCACGGGCATAGCGTCTGGATGTCCTGTCAGGGAATACGCAACAAAGTCAAAAATAATAGCGTCTTATTGACCTGCCGCAACCGCCCAGGCGTTGAAATACCAATCAGAGGTCGTTGAGATGCAGGCGGACGTACCCGGCGCGGTCTGCAATGGCCTGCCGATCCTCTTCCGTCATGTCCGCTAGCTGTTTAAAGACAATGCCCAGGCGGGGATTGTTACCGAGACGCGCCTTATTGCGCGCAAAGAAGTCCCAGTAAAGGGCATTGAAGGGGCAGGCCTGCTCTCCGGTACGCTGGTTGTGTTGATACCGGCACCCCTGACAGTAATTACTCATCTTATGAATATATGACGCGCTCGAGATGTAGGGTTTACTCGCCAGTAACCCGCCATCGCCAAACTGGCTCATGCCGAGGGTGTTGGGCAGCTCCACCCACTCAAAGGCATCAATATAGACTCCCAGATACCATTCATGGACCGCCTGCGGCGACAGGCCGCTGAGCAGGCTAAAGTTGCCAATGACCATCAGGCGCTGGATATGGTGGGCGTAAGCCTCGGTGAGCGACTGCCCAACGGCATGCGCCAGGCAGCGCATCTGCGTCTTGCCCGTCCAGAACCAGTCCGGCAGCGGGGCATGCTGGTCTAAGGCATTCAGCTCCCGATAGCCCGGCATCTGCGACCAGTAGATCCCACGCACATACTCCCGCCAGCCGAGAATTTGTCGGATAAACCCTTCAACGGCAGGCAGCGGCGCGTGGCCCGAACGCCACGCCTGCTGGGCGGCCGCGACCACTTCCCGCGGATTCAGCATTTTAGCGTTCAGCGCAAATGAAATTAACGAGTGGAAAAGAAAAGGTTTCTCCGCGTGCATCGCGTCCTGCCAGTTTCCAAACTGCGGGAGCACGTGCGCGATAAAATCATCCAGCCTGGCTTTGGCTTCCGCACGGTTGAGCGGCCAGCGAAAATTGTCGGCCTGCGGTTCGCCGAAGGTCTTTACGCCGCAGCGTTGGATCTCAGCCCATAAGGCGGAACGATCGTGGCAGGGACGCGCGTCCACCGGCGCGGGAGGCTCGCCGGACCAGCGCTTGCGGTTTTCAGCATCGAAATTCCATTTCCCCCCTTCCGGCTCGCCTGCTGAGGTCAGCAGTACGCCGTGCTGACGACGCATTTCCCGGTAAAAGTACTCCATTCGCCAGCTTTTGCGTGACGCAAAGAACGCGCTGACCTGTTCCCGAGTGGTGAAAAAATGCTCGCTGCTGACGCAGGCCGTTTCAACGGAGACCGTTTTCGCCCACGCCTGCAGCTGCGTATCAAGACGCCATTCGTCGGGCTCCTGCCATGTCACTCTGCCAGCGCCGTAATGCGCGACAAGCGCGTTGAGATTGTCTTCCAGCGCGCCGCGGTTTGAGCTGTCAGAAAGTCGGACATACCTCACCCGATGCCCCTTCTCCTTTAATGCAGAGGCAAACGCGCGCATGGCGGCGAAGATAGCGATAACTTTCTGGGCGTGATGAAGCACATAGGCGGTTTCGGCCCGGAGTTCCAGCATCACGTAAATGATGTTCGGACTGGAGGTATCAAACCAGCTGTGATGCGGATTAAGCTGATCGCCCAGGATCAGACGCAGCTCGGTCAACGGTGGCTCCTGCGGCAACGCTCAGAACAGTATTTAACCTCATTCCAGCATTTCGCCCATTTCTTGCGCCACGTCATGGGCCGCTGGCAGTGCACACACAGTCGACTGGGCAGGTCCTGCTTGTTACCTTTGAAATCGCTCATCTTTTCAATACCGCACTGATTAATTCACCCCACCTGCGGATAAAGGCCACGACAGACTTCACAAAATGAAGGTGATGCCCGCAAACCGCTACCCACCGCTACGTACGAAATGATAGTTTATTCAGGCTGGATTTGTCGCAGTGAGCGATTTTCTGGCATCTTAACCGAACCTGACTTTCCCATTTTTGTTCAAGTGACGAGTTTGCGAGCAAAGCGATGATAAAG contains:
- a CDS encoding substrate-binding domain-containing protein, translating into MKRTYRYTASALALTFLSVNAFAQDVKVMISGGFKAALEKLAPEYEHRTGDKIVIIPGPSMGNTPQAIPNRLARGEKADVVIMVGDALEKLEKAGQTQPGSRTELADSPVGMVVKKGAKVPDISSDAKLRETLLQASSIAYSDSASGRYVSQALFKKLGIEKEVAGKATKVERIPVASEVAKGKYAVGFQQVSELLPVQGVTFIGKIPDSLQYITRFAGAVTRHAEHPEEGKALLTYLASPPSRAVITETGMIPVTSGDTAR
- a CDS encoding LysR family transcriptional regulator, producing the protein MPVNFDLNDLYAFRALVEYGNFRVAAESICLSQSALSRRIEKLEAALGNRLFDRTTRRVALTLYGQNFAERSAQLLDSVESMLADVDKASEERTGLITVATVPSAACYFMPDVIRRFQSRYPRVRIKLIDSSAGNVIDAVARGQADFGICFAGNLPSEIEFFPLVEDVYVAACRKDHPLAQKSHLTWKTFYQQDYISLDKTSGNRNLLDRMLGDIVPERPSVCETRHVTTMLGMVEAGIGIAAVPAMSMPTSEHTLLTHLPLMAPEVKRTVGLIRRRGRIQSYIAAELEKQITEQYRRT
- a CDS encoding cryptochrome/photolyase family protein, which encodes MTELRLILGDQLNPHHSWFDTSSPNIIYVMLELRAETAYVLHHAQKVIAIFAAMRAFASALKEKGHRVRYVRLSDSSNRGALEDNLNALVAHYGAGRVTWQEPDEWRLDTQLQAWAKTVSVETACVSSEHFFTTREQVSAFFASRKSWRMEYFYREMRRQHGVLLTSAGEPEGGKWNFDAENRKRWSGEPPAPVDARPCHDRSALWAEIQRCGVKTFGEPQADNFRWPLNRAEAKARLDDFIAHVLPQFGNWQDAMHAEKPFLFHSLISFALNAKMLNPREVVAAAQQAWRSGHAPLPAVEGFIRQILGWREYVRGIYWSQMPGYRELNALDQHAPLPDWFWTGKTQMRCLAHAVGQSLTEAYAHHIQRLMVIGNFSLLSGLSPQAVHEWYLGVYIDAFEWVELPNTLGMSQFGDGGLLASKPYISSASYIHKMSNYCQGCRYQHNQRTGEQACPFNALYWDFFARNKARLGNNPRLGIVFKQLADMTEEDRQAIADRAGYVRLHLNDL
- a CDS encoding DUF2256 domain-containing protein, which produces MSDFKGNKQDLPSRLCVHCQRPMTWRKKWAKCWNEVKYCSERCRRSHR